The following coding sequences are from one Biomphalaria glabrata chromosome 8, xgBioGlab47.1, whole genome shotgun sequence window:
- the LOC106078134 gene encoding E3 ubiquitin-protein ligase makorin-like, giving the protein MHRLHPFDPDLHLKVCLAKHLEQSHHMECNICFESFKDTKYAFGIQENCNHCFCIQCLRLWRQKNEMVNYRSCPVCRTPSGDILKFPLWFTCSLSKKLMFACKKRTLALEKYYRYVAY; this is encoded by the exons ATGCACCGATTACATCCTTTTGATCCAGATCTGCATCTAAAG gtgTGTCTTGCAAAACACCTGGAGCAAAGCCATCACATGGAATGCAATATTTGCTTTGAGAGTTTCAAAGATACCAAGTATGCATTTGGGATCCAAGAGAATTGCAATCATTGTTTTTGCATTCAATGCTTAAGGCTTTGGCGACAAAAGAATGAAATGGTTAATTATAG GTCCTGTCCAGTGTGCCGTACTCCATCAGGTGACATTTTGAAATTCCCATTGTGGTTCACATGTTCATTGTCAAAAAAGTTGATGTTTGCTTGTAAGAAAAGAACACTGGCTTTGGAG aagtATTATCGATATGTTGCCtattaa